DNA from Cryptosporangium minutisporangium:
CGCCGGTACGACCGAGCCGAACACGATGCAGCGGTCCCAACGGCGCTGCCACGTCGGGTCCACGCGCTTGCCGCGGTACTCGAACGCCAGCGCCCGCACGATCAGCGCGACGAGGATCAGCAGCATCGGGAGGTAGAACGCGCTGAGCAGGGTGGCGTACCACTCCGGGAACGCGGCGAACGTGGCGCCGACGGCGGCCACGACCCAGACCTCGTTGCCGTCCCAGACCGGGCCGATCGTGTTGATCAGCACGCGCCGCTCGGTGTCGTTCCGGCCGAGCACGGGCAGGAGCGCGCCGACCCCGAAGTCGAACCCTTCCAGGAAGAAGTAGCCGGTCCAGAGGAAGGCGAGAACGACGAACCAGACGGTGGTGAGTTCCATGGCTGCCTCCACTCAGTACGCGAACGCGAGTTGGCGCTCGGCGCTCTCGTCGGCGTTCTCCCCGGCGTCCGGGCGGTGGCCGTCGTCGCCGTCGTCGGGGCCGTCGTCGTCGGGATCCCGGGCCGGGGCAGGCGCTTCCGGGCCTGCCTTCGCGTAGGTGCGCAGCAACCGGAACTCGATGACGCCCAGCACCGCGTAGAGCAGCGTGAACACCGTCAACGAAAGGGACACGGTGCTCGCCGGGACGCTCGGCGAGACGCCGTCGGCGGTGCGCAACATGCCGTAGACCACCCAAGGCTGCCGGCCCATCTCGGTGAAGATCCAGCCGAACGAGTTGCCGAGGATCGGCAGCGGGATCGCCCATACCGCGGCCCGCCAGACCCACCGCGGCACGGTCTCCCCGTCCGATGGGCGGAGTCGCCGCGGCCACAGTTTTCGGATCCAGCGGCCGGGTGGGCCGGTGAGCGCGAGAAGCCCGGCGGCCACCACGGCCGCGAGCAGGCCGAAGCCGATCATCAGCCGGAACGACCAGTACGTCACGGGGACGATCGGCCGGTAGTCGCCCTCGCCGTACTGCGCCCGTTCCTCCCGTTGGACGTCGTTGATGCCCTCGACCTCGCCGTCCCAGGTGCCGGTCGCCATGAACGAGAGCAAGCGCGGTACCCGGATGCTGAGAATCTCGTCCCCACCGTCCAGCGACCCGACCGTGAAGATCGAGAACGAGGCCGGCGCCACCGTGTCGTAGAGCGCCTCGGCCGCCGCCATCTTCATCGGCTGCTGCTCGGTCATGATCCGCGCCTGCATGTCCCCGCTGAGGACGACGCCCACCGCGGCGACCAACATCACCCAGGACGCGAGCTTGAACGACGGCCGCATGACCTCGACGTGCCTGCGG
Protein-coding regions in this window:
- a CDS encoding cytochrome ubiquinol oxidase subunit I, which translates into the protein MDQLDLARWQFGITTVYHYIFVPLTIGLSALTATLETAYVRTGKEHYKRAAKFWGKLFLINFAIGVATGLVQEFQFGMAWSDYSRYVGDVFGAPLAIEALLAFFLESTFLGLWIFGWDRLPRWVHAACMWIVAVGTMLSAYFILAANSWMQHPVGYRINPESGRAELTDFVAVLTNSTLLSAFPHVLFACFMTGAALMIGVSAWHLSRRRHVEVMRPSFKLASWVMLVAAVGVVLSGDMQARIMTEQQPMKMAAAEALYDTVAPASFSIFTVGSLDGGDEILSIRVPRLLSFMATGTWDGEVEGINDVQREERAQYGEGDYRPIVPVTYWSFRLMIGFGLLAAVVAAGLLALTGPPGRWIRKLWPRRLRPSDGETVPRWVWRAAVWAIPLPILGNSFGWIFTEMGRQPWVVYGMLRTADGVSPSVPASTVSLSLTVFTLLYAVLGVIEFRLLRTYAKAGPEAPAPARDPDDDGPDDGDDGHRPDAGENADESAERQLAFAY